GGACGATTTGGTAATTGTCGAATCGCAATCCTGGCTTGATTCACGTCTAAAGCAACACCACGTACAGCAGGGGATTTAGTTCTAGGAGAGGTTAGGGAAGTAGAGGAAAAATTTATTTCAAATGTGTTACAAAGGGCAGCTATAGCGCGATCGCAGTCTGAAGCATCAACTACACAACTCACCTTGACTTCACTGGTAGAAATCATCTGAATATTTACACCAGCGCCAGCCAAACTATTAAACATCTGCGCTGCTACCCCAGGACGACCAATCATCCCTGCGCCCACAATACTTACTTTTGCAGTATCTTTCTCTACCATAACTTCCGCTTCATCAGAAATACGCTGATTTCTCAAAGCTGGGGCTATAGCTAATGATACTGCTTCTGCTCGGTTTAATATTGAGTTATTTACCGTAAATGAAATGTCGTTACTATTACCTTCATTAATAGATTGAATAATTAAGTCCACATCAACATTTTGCTGGGAAATTTCCCCAAATAACTGAGCTGCTACCCCTGGTCTGTCAGGAACACGCAATAAAGACACCTTTGCCTGTTGAATATCAAATTCTACAGTGTCTACAGGATGGGCTAATTCTAAATTTACCAAAGCCCGATTTTGTCTTGGTGGTGTTGTTACCCAAGTTCCTGGTTGATCTGTCCAACTCGAACGCACAACCAAGGGAATGCCATAATTTCGGGCAATCTCCACAGCCCTGGGATGTAATACCTTTGCCCCCAAACTAGCCAATTCCAGCATTTCATCACTGGTAATTTCGGTCAATAATTGGGCTTCGGGAACAATGCGAGGATCTGTAGTCAAAATCCCCGGTACATCTGTATAAATTTCACAAAAATCTGCGCCGATAGCTGCGGCTATTGCCACTGCGGAAGTATCAGAACCACCAC
The window above is part of the Dolichospermum sp. DET69 genome. Proteins encoded here:
- a CDS encoding aspartate kinase; translated protein: MALIVQKYGGTSVGSVERIQAVATRVKKTVKAGNSVVVVVSAMGKTTDGLVKLANDISKTPNRREMDMLLSTGEQVTIALLSMALQEIGQPAISMTGAQVGIVTEAEHTRARILHIETERLMRQINAGKVVVVAGFQGISSTDELEITTLGRGGSDTSAVAIAAAIGADFCEIYTDVPGILTTDPRIVPEAQLLTEITSDEMLELASLGAKVLHPRAVEIARNYGIPLVVRSSWTDQPGTWVTTPPRQNRALVNLELAHPVDTVEFDIQQAKVSLLRVPDRPGVAAQLFGEISQQNVDVDLIIQSINEGNSNDISFTVNNSILNRAEAVSLAIAPALRNQRISDEAEVMVEKDTAKVSIVGAGMIGRPGVAAQMFNSLAGAGVNIQMISTSEVKVSCVVDASDCDRAIAALCNTFEINFSSTSLTSPRTKSPAVRGVALDVNQARIAIRQLPNRPGMAAKLFGLLAEYNVSVDMIIQSQRCRIVDGVPRRDIAFTVARMDAENAQQKLIAVAKAFDWGEVVLDKAIAKVSIVGSGMVGQPGIAAKMFTALAQNHINIQMIATSEIKISCVVGEDDGVKALQVIHSAFNLAGSEKFVVPV